From the Octadecabacter antarcticus 307 genome, one window contains:
- the infC gene encoding translation initiation factor IF-3, translating to MARRPHNAPPQRDTGPRVNDRIRATEIRLIGADGENAGVVTPERAMQMADEAGLDLVEISPNATPPVCKIMDFGKFKYETQKREAEARKKQKIIEIKEVKFRPNTDINDYDVKMRNVYKFLENGDKVKVTLRFRGREMAHQNLGRELLERVAADTTDQGKVENFPKMEGRQMVMLIGPLPQK from the coding sequence ATAGCCCGCAGACCCCATAACGCACCGCCGCAGCGTGACACCGGCCCCCGCGTCAATGACCGAATTCGCGCCACTGAAATTCGCCTTATTGGCGCAGATGGCGAAAACGCCGGCGTTGTGACGCCTGAGCGCGCTATGCAGATGGCGGATGAGGCTGGCCTCGATCTGGTAGAAATTTCACCCAATGCGACGCCGCCCGTCTGTAAAATCATGGACTTCGGCAAATTCAAATACGAGACCCAAAAGCGCGAGGCCGAGGCCCGCAAAAAGCAGAAAATCATCGAGATTAAAGAGGTTAAGTTTCGACCAAACACCGATATCAATGACTACGACGTAAAAATGCGCAACGTGTATAAGTTCCTCGAAAATGGTGACAAGGTGAAGGTGACATTGCGGTTTCGTGGTCGCGAAATGGCGCACCAGAACTTGGGCCGTGAATTGCTTGAGCGCGTTGCCGCCGATACCACCGATCAGGGCAAGGTTGAGAACTTCCCGAAGATGGAAGGCCGCCAAATGGTCATGCTGATCGGACCATTGCCCCAGAAGTAA